In uncultured Ilyobacter sp., a genomic segment contains:
- the proB gene encoding glutamate 5-kinase gives MKKIKRIVVKVGTSTLTHENGLLNIWRIEKLVRTLSDLANLDYEIILVTSGAVGAGMGVLKLDEKPKTLDEKQAVAAVGQVSLIHLYRKLFSEYGKNIAQLLVNGEDISKRNRYINIRNTFSALFDKKVIPIVNENDAVAVEEIKVGDNDTLSAYAASAVDADLLILLSDIDGLYTSNPRQDKNAKFISVVEEIDESIYSIASGAGGSKFGTGGMHTKIKAGEIATKLGVDMIIANGECPEIIRDILNGEEKGTLFLGAKDISAKKHWIWYGGKIKGTIYIDSGAEKALYDKNSLLSVGVVRVDGSFVEGDIIAIKNSEEELVAKGIVNYASSEVELIIGKHSDEIEDTLGYKGYDSVVHINNLHLLKEV, from the coding sequence ATGAAAAAAATTAAGAGGATTGTTGTTAAAGTTGGGACCTCGACTTTAACACATGAAAATGGACTTCTCAACATTTGGAGAATAGAAAAACTGGTAAGAACTCTTTCGGATCTGGCTAATTTGGACTATGAAATAATCCTTGTTACATCTGGAGCTGTAGGTGCTGGAATGGGTGTCTTAAAATTGGATGAAAAGCCAAAGACTCTTGATGAAAAACAAGCCGTAGCTGCAGTTGGGCAGGTTTCTCTTATCCATCTTTATAGAAAGCTTTTTTCTGAATATGGAAAAAATATAGCTCAACTTCTCGTCAATGGAGAGGATATATCCAAAAGAAACAGATATATCAATATAAGGAATACTTTTTCTGCTTTATTTGACAAAAAGGTAATACCTATAGTCAATGAAAATGATGCAGTGGCCGTAGAAGAGATTAAGGTGGGAGACAATGATACCCTTTCAGCTTATGCTGCAAGTGCCGTAGATGCAGACCTTTTAATTTTGCTGTCTGATATAGACGGTCTTTATACATCAAATCCCAGACAAGATAAAAATGCTAAATTTATAAGTGTGGTGGAAGAGATAGATGAAAGTATCTATTCCATAGCTTCAGGTGCCGGCGGTTCCAAATTTGGTACTGGTGGAATGCATACAAAAATAAAAGCCGGAGAAATAGCAACTAAACTGGGTGTCGATATGATAATCGCTAACGGAGAATGTCCTGAAATAATCAGGGACATCTTAAATGGAGAGGAGAAAGGGACCCTGTTTTTAGGGGCGAAGGATATATCGGCAAAAAAACACTGGATATGGTATGGAGGGAAAATCAAAGGAACTATCTATATAGACAGTGGAGCTGAAAAGGCACTTTATGATAAGAATAGCCTTTTATCAGTTGGAGTTGTAAGGGTAGATGGAAGTTTTGTTGAGGGAGATATAATTGCTATAAAAAATTCTGAAGAAGAACTGGTGGCGAAAGGGATAGTCAACTATGCTTCGTCAGAGGTAGAGCTTATAATTGGGAAACACAGCGATGAAATAGAGGATACCCTGGGATACAAGGGATATGACTCTGTGGTTCATATAAACAATCTACATCTATTAAAGGAGGTATAA
- a CDS encoding glutamate-5-semialdehyde dehydrogenase, whose product MDNYILEIGKKAKEASKILAGIDTRTKNRALMSVVDALLENSEIIKEENEKDLKAAREKGISESFIDRLTLTDERIKSMANGVWEIASFSDPVGEIVKGFPHENGMKISEVRVPLGVLAMIYESRPNVTVDAAALALKSGNSIILRGGSDAAHSNGILEKIFVDAITKEGVPEGAVQLIKNPDRALVNELVRLNNYVDVAIPRGGVGLKKAIIANATVPVIETGAGVCHLYIDSRAAIEKALNIAINAKTQRPGVCNAIETLLIHRDSLGRIIPFLAEAFITNGVEIRADEEALQFIPGAKAAVEEDWNTEYLGLTISIKTVGGIEEAIRHIDKYGTKHSEAIVTESYEMAEKFLNEVDAAAVYVNASTRFTDGGEFGFGGEIGISTQKLHARGPMGVRALTTTKYMIRGNGQIR is encoded by the coding sequence ATGGATAATTACATACTTGAGATAGGTAAAAAAGCCAAGGAAGCATCTAAAATACTTGCAGGTATTGATACAAGGACTAAAAATAGGGCTTTAATGTCTGTAGTTGATGCACTTCTTGAAAATTCTGAAATTATCAAAGAAGAAAATGAAAAGGATCTAAAAGCCGCCAGAGAAAAAGGTATTTCAGAATCCTTTATAGACAGGCTCACCCTTACAGATGAAAGGATAAAGAGCATGGCTAACGGGGTCTGGGAGATCGCTAGCTTCAGTGATCCGGTTGGAGAAATAGTCAAAGGCTTTCCCCATGAAAATGGCATGAAAATATCAGAAGTGAGGGTTCCGTTGGGAGTTCTGGCTATGATATATGAATCTAGGCCGAATGTAACAGTTGATGCGGCGGCACTTGCTCTTAAATCTGGGAATTCGATTATCTTGAGAGGGGGAAGTGATGCGGCCCACAGCAACGGAATCTTGGAAAAAATATTTGTGGATGCTATAACAAAAGAAGGAGTGCCAGAGGGAGCAGTGCAGCTTATAAAGAATCCTGACAGGGCTCTTGTGAATGAACTTGTGAGGTTAAATAATTATGTAGATGTAGCTATACCTCGTGGTGGAGTGGGACTCAAAAAGGCGATAATTGCAAATGCCACAGTTCCTGTAATTGAAACTGGAGCAGGTGTATGCCATCTTTATATTGATTCTAGAGCGGCAATAGAGAAAGCCTTGAATATAGCCATAAATGCAAAAACTCAGAGACCAGGTGTGTGTAATGCAATAGAAACTCTGCTTATTCATAGGGATTCTTTAGGAAGGATTATTCCTTTCTTGGCAGAGGCTTTTATTACAAATGGAGTGGAAATCAGAGCTGATGAAGAGGCTCTTCAGTTTATACCTGGGGCCAAGGCTGCAGTGGAAGAGGACTGGAACACAGAGTATTTAGGCCTCACAATATCCATAAAAACTGTAGGGGGTATAGAGGAAGCTATAAGGCATATAGACAAGTACGGAACAAAACATTCTGAGGCAATAGTAACAGAAAGTTATGAAATGGCTGAAAAATTTCTAAATGAAGTAGACGCAGCTGCTGTATATGTCAATGCCTCTACACGTTTTACTGACGGGGGAGAATTTGGATTTGGGGGAGAGATCGGCATAAGCACTCAGAAACTCCATGCTCGTGGGCCTATGGGAGTGAGAGCACTTACTACCACCAAATATATGATCAGAGGAAATGGACAGATAAGATAA
- the murA gene encoding UDP-N-acetylglucosamine 1-carboxyvinyltransferase: MVEAFRINGGKELSGVLEVSGAKNAALPILIGTLIEKGTYIINNVPDLRDIKTLIKLIESLGIESERLGKNSYKFVNKGLTNLTASYDLVKKMRASFLVMGPMLAHEKKATVSLPGGCAIGARPVDLHLKGFEAMGVKIQIEHGYVEAEVEELTGSNVIFDFPSVGATENVIMAAVKAKGTTVLENAAREPEVDDLCNFLIAMGAKIEGVGTGRLVIEGVEKLVPCEYTVMPDRIEAGTYIVASLMFDSKIQVKGVERVHIESFMMKLEEMGAVFEIEGDLLKVNSKFEDLKPGKVTTMPHPGFATDLQSQMMTLMSLIKGHSEIKETIFENRFMHVPELNRMGANIHIDGHVSLIDGVEKFSSAEVMASDLRAGASLVLAALKADGQSIVNRIYHVDRGYEKLEEKLKKIGADIERIKAEA, from the coding sequence ATGGTAGAAGCATTCAGAATAAACGGCGGTAAAGAATTGAGTGGTGTTTTAGAAGTTAGCGGGGCAAAAAATGCAGCCCTTCCCATCTTGATAGGAACCCTTATAGAAAAGGGAACTTATATTATAAATAATGTACCTGACTTGCGAGATATAAAAACACTTATAAAGTTAATTGAAAGCCTGGGGATAGAGTCAGAAAGACTCGGTAAAAATTCCTATAAATTTGTAAACAAGGGACTTACAAACCTAACGGCTTCTTATGATCTGGTAAAAAAAATGAGAGCTTCATTTTTGGTTATGGGGCCTATGCTGGCACATGAGAAAAAGGCCACAGTCTCTCTACCAGGTGGCTGTGCTATAGGTGCTAGACCTGTGGATCTTCATCTGAAAGGGTTTGAAGCCATGGGAGTAAAAATACAAATAGAACATGGATATGTAGAGGCTGAAGTAGAGGAGCTGACTGGGTCCAATGTCATATTTGATTTTCCAAGTGTAGGAGCCACAGAAAATGTCATAATGGCGGCGGTAAAGGCAAAGGGAACGACAGTTCTTGAAAATGCAGCGAGAGAGCCTGAAGTGGACGATCTCTGCAACTTTCTCATAGCCATGGGTGCGAAAATAGAGGGAGTTGGAACGGGAAGACTTGTTATAGAGGGAGTGGAAAAGCTAGTTCCTTGTGAATATACAGTAATGCCAGACAGAATAGAGGCTGGGACTTATATAGTGGCGTCTCTTATGTTTGACAGTAAGATCCAGGTAAAGGGAGTTGAGAGAGTCCATATTGAGAGTTTCATGATGAAGCTAGAGGAGATGGGGGCTGTCTTTGAAATAGAGGGAGATCTTCTGAAGGTAAACTCTAAATTTGAAGATTTGAAACCTGGAAAGGTAACGACTATGCCACACCCAGGTTTCGCTACAGACCTTCAGTCACAGATGATGACTCTCATGAGCCTTATAAAGGGTCATAGTGAGATAAAAGAAACTATTTTTGAAAATAGATTTATGCATGTACCGGAGCTTAACAGAATGGGAGCAAATATTCACATAGATGGTCATGTTTCACTGATAGACGGAGTGGAGAAATTTTCATCTGCCGAGGTTATGGCAAGTGACCTGAGAGCAGGGGCTTCCCTTGTTTTAGCTGCCTTGAAGGCAGATGGACAAAGTATCGTAAACAGAATCTACCATGTGGATAGAGGTTATGAAAAGCTAGAGGAAAAACTTAAAAAAATCGGTGCAGATATAGAAAGAATTAAGGCTGAAGCTTAA
- the rlmB gene encoding 23S rRNA (guanosine(2251)-2'-O)-methyltransferase RlmB, which translates to MEKIIGLNPVTEALQNPETNIEKIEIFKGLKDDKIGRIKALASKRNIKIHFTGKRAENSQGVVAFISQYDYYVDLGAFLEKVAKDEKSIVLVLDGVQDPRNFGAIVRSAEIFGVKGIIIPERNSVKINETVVKTSTGAIEHVDIIKVTNISEAIQKLKKLDYWVYGAEGSGEKCYYEEKYPNRTVLVMGGEGAGIRKKVKENCDILVNIPMYGKINSLNVSVAGGILLSEIAKKIY; encoded by the coding sequence ATGGAAAAAATTATAGGATTAAATCCTGTAACAGAGGCGTTGCAGAATCCAGAGACCAATATTGAGAAGATAGAGATCTTTAAGGGGCTCAAAGACGATAAGATAGGCAGGATAAAAGCTCTTGCATCAAAGAGAAATATAAAGATACATTTCACAGGTAAAAGAGCTGAAAATTCTCAAGGTGTAGTAGCTTTTATAAGCCAGTACGATTATTATGTGGATCTAGGGGCTTTTCTTGAGAAGGTGGCAAAAGATGAAAAATCAATAGTGCTGGTCTTAGATGGTGTCCAAGATCCTAGGAACTTCGGTGCTATTGTGAGAAGTGCTGAGATTTTTGGTGTAAAAGGGATAATAATCCCAGAAAGAAACTCGGTAAAAATAAATGAAACTGTTGTGAAGACTTCTACAGGGGCCATAGAACATGTGGATATAATAAAAGTCACCAATATTTCTGAGGCTATTCAAAAGCTTAAAAAACTGGATTACTGGGTCTATGGAGCCGAAGGTAGCGGCGAAAAATGCTATTATGAAGAAAAATATCCAAACAGGACTGTTCTCGTGATGGGGGGAGAGGGAGCGGGAATAAGAAAAAAAGTAAAGGAAAACTGTGATATTTTAGTAAATATTCCTATGTACGGAAAAATAAATTCATTGAATGTTTCTGTTGCAGGGGGGATACTTCTTTCTGAAATTGCAAAGAAGATATATTAA
- a CDS encoding DUF1694 domain-containing protein gives MSFKNIIDEREKGKIRFAKSQVEKAYYLGEFKENIIAALHKNQLEEDSVYTEILEAMKEKDAVLMKMRRDVSLKKLKPYIDEAEKVGIKYQLVDGISYRGDVALVIVSEEAMENSDEDLVIRDMDQDFVDAGLGEEFSKARGKKICKNCFKELEEKLPDYRGSFKKMSFFDKVIGHKCPVCGKK, from the coding sequence ATGAGTTTTAAAAATATTATCGATGAGAGAGAAAAAGGAAAGATAAGATTTGCCAAGTCTCAGGTTGAAAAGGCTTATTATTTGGGGGAATTTAAGGAAAATATCATAGCTGCTCTTCATAAAAATCAACTTGAAGAAGACAGTGTGTACACGGAGATACTAGAGGCCATGAAAGAAAAAGACGCCGTTCTTATGAAGATGAGAAGGGATGTCTCCTTGAAAAAACTTAAACCTTATATCGATGAAGCTGAAAAAGTGGGAATAAAATACCAGTTAGTAGATGGGATCTCATACAGAGGGGATGTTGCCCTTGTGATAGTTTCAGAAGAGGCTATGGAAAATTCCGATGAAGACCTGGTAATAAGAGATATGGACCAAGACTTTGTCGATGCAGGCCTTGGAGAAGAGTTCAGTAAAGCCAGAGGCAAAAAAATATGTAAAAATTGTTTTAAAGAATTGGAAGAAAAACTTCCTGATTATAGGGGTAGTTTTAAAAAAATGAGTTTTTTCGACAAAGTGATAGGGCATAAATGTCCTGTATGCGGAAAAAAATAG
- a CDS encoding carboxypeptidase-like regulatory domain-containing protein, translated as MLKKIFAIIFIFLFSTVLWAEDKKDGTASFYFNTPRGYIEFTDMSDQSKNGMNFTDGRALLDLKPGNYKFQFFSPSYFPVERVISISREYQSYNINLPKKSGDFFISVRKSSKNQIYFHKEAPDTSHILNDISILFYKEGKLVKTVDSDSLLKKINLDFGQYDIVVKELDKTIVKIQRFPINERYGEYLNFYVKPIEVSVEGVLRIEDMYLGGADIVFTDVKNNSYTLTSDFSGKFSGNIPSKKYKLSIKKFGYFLKEENQLIYDFTDEDKKFTLNLELEEAPSFIEGRIIDDKNSPVTDAEIVIKSGDEEKKSFTDSFGRFRGTADPGLVMIRVNKEGFFSHGLVRRVEKFSTISNLEIQLKRKLYKISGILSDGVKPIKGEKIDLITPRGKRIASTLSGENGYFEFLDIPATATFKVSVKIADFKPYESPEMTLKEEISNFNIIMNHGSRQVILEITDASDTPVKNSIFILDGKKVSSDSNGIISYNTPFLEINLSHKSQKKKISLDKEKAVYKISLN; from the coding sequence GTGCTAAAAAAAATTTTCGCAATAATATTTATTTTCCTTTTTTCAACGGTTCTTTGGGCAGAGGATAAAAAGGATGGAACTGCGTCTTTTTATTTTAACACCCCCAGAGGATATATAGAATTCACAGATATGTCAGATCAGTCAAAAAACGGGATGAACTTTACTGACGGCAGGGCTCTTTTAGATTTGAAACCTGGAAATTACAAATTTCAGTTTTTTTCTCCGTCCTACTTCCCAGTTGAAAGGGTTATCTCCATCTCACGGGAATATCAAAGTTATAATATCAACCTCCCTAAAAAATCAGGGGATTTTTTTATCTCTGTTAGAAAAAGCAGTAAAAACCAGATATATTTTCACAAGGAAGCTCCTGATACAAGTCATATACTAAATGATATCTCTATTCTTTTTTATAAGGAGGGTAAGCTTGTAAAAACAGTAGATTCAGATTCCCTCCTGAAAAAAATAAACCTCGATTTCGGACAGTATGATATCGTTGTAAAAGAGCTAGATAAGACTATAGTCAAAATCCAGAGGTTCCCTATAAATGAAAGGTACGGTGAGTATCTGAACTTTTATGTGAAACCTATAGAGGTGTCTGTTGAGGGAGTTTTAAGAATAGAAGACATGTATCTCGGGGGAGCAGATATTGTATTTACCGATGTAAAAAACAACAGCTATACCCTCACAAGTGATTTTTCAGGTAAGTTTTCCGGTAACATCCCATCAAAAAAATACAAGCTTTCCATAAAAAAATTCGGATATTTTCTCAAGGAGGAAAATCAGCTTATATATGATTTCACCGATGAGGATAAAAAATTCACCTTGAATCTTGAGCTAGAGGAGGCCCCTAGTTTTATAGAGGGACGTATAATCGATGACAAAAATTCACCTGTAACTGATGCTGAGATAGTAATAAAAAGCGGTGACGAAGAAAAAAAATCCTTCACCGACAGCTTCGGTAGATTCAGAGGAACTGCAGACCCAGGACTTGTAATGATAAGAGTAAACAAAGAGGGGTTCTTCTCCCATGGTTTAGTTAGAAGAGTGGAAAAATTCTCCACCATTTCAAACTTGGAAATCCAGTTAAAAAGAAAACTTTATAAAATAAGTGGGATTCTCTCTGATGGCGTAAAGCCAATTAAAGGCGAAAAAATCGATCTCATAACTCCTAGAGGAAAAAGAATCGCCTCCACCCTATCAGGAGAAAATGGATATTTTGAATTTTTAGACATCCCAGCCACGGCTACCTTCAAGGTCTCTGTAAAGATAGCAGATTTTAAACCTTATGAATCTCCCGAGATGACTTTAAAAGAAGAAATAAGTAATTTTAATATAATAATGAATCACGGGTCTAGACAGGTGATTTTAGAGATAACAGATGCTTCTGATACACCTGTAAAAAATTCCATTTTTATCCTTGATGGCAAAAAAGTTTCATCAGATTCAAATGGCATAATCTCTTATAACACTCCCTTTCTAGAAATAAACCTAAGTCACAAAAGTCAAAAAAAAAAGATCTCTCTTGATAAGGAAAAAGCAGTTTATAAAATCAGTTTAAACTAA
- the leuS gene encoding leucine--tRNA ligase: protein MREYDFKSIESKWQEKWKQDNIFKTDNKVEGKENYYVLEMLPYPSGKLHMGHVRNYTIGDVIARYKKMKGYNVLHPMGWDSFGLPAENAAIQNGAHPAVWTKSNIENMTTQLKSLGFSYDWDRELASYRDDYYRWNQWIFKRMYEKGLVYKKKSSVNWCPDCQTVLANEQVEDGKCWRHSKTDVIQKELEQWYFKITNYADELLEGHKELKGGWPEKVITMQKNWIGKSYGTEVNFKVVENGEDLSVFTTRVDTLCGVTYCVIAPEHPMVNEIIKSNPGIKEAVTAMTSEDVINRTAEGKEKNGVFTGWHVINPANNEKVQLWIGDYVLMGYGTGAVMAVPCHDERDLMFAKKYDLPLRVVINPVNKKTKEEVILKEDEMTEAFTDYGVITNSGDFNGLSSKEALVKIAEYLEEKNCGKRTINYRLKDWGVSRQRYWGTPIPALYCEKCGTVMEKDENLPVKLPGDVIFSGNGNPIETSEEFKNAVCPECGGKAKRETDTMDTFVDSSWYFLRYCDPKNTELPFDKDIADGWFPVDQYIGGVEHAVMHLLYARFFHKVLRDLGLLSTNEPFKRLLTQGMVLGPSYFSANENRYLYSGEVEFSGDKVLAKTTGEELVVKVEKMSKSKNNGVDPENIVATYGADTARLFTMFASPPEKELEWNENGLAGSYRFLNRVWRMVSESKAFFEAGSINLEKLNKADKAILRKLHQTIKKVTESIENDYHFNTSIASNMELINELQDYKVNVLEKGDITSESKKLFTEAVNKMVVMLSPFVPHICDELWSELGNEGFLFEENWPEHVEELTVSDEVSIAVQVNGKVRGAVQVTRGTSKEELEKMALEMENVKKHIQDKNIVKMIIIPEKIVNIVVK from the coding sequence GTGAGGGAATACGATTTTAAGAGTATAGAATCAAAATGGCAGGAGAAATGGAAACAGGACAACATTTTTAAAACCGATAATAAGGTAGAGGGAAAAGAAAATTACTATGTTCTTGAAATGCTTCCCTATCCATCTGGAAAGCTTCATATGGGACATGTTAGGAATTATACAATAGGGGATGTAATAGCGAGATATAAAAAGATGAAGGGGTATAATGTACTTCATCCTATGGGATGGGATTCCTTTGGTCTTCCTGCTGAAAATGCAGCCATACAAAATGGGGCACACCCTGCAGTATGGACAAAATCAAATATTGAAAATATGACAACGCAGCTTAAAAGCCTTGGGTTTTCATATGACTGGGATAGAGAGTTAGCCTCTTACAGAGATGATTATTATAGATGGAATCAATGGATTTTTAAAAGAATGTACGAGAAAGGTCTTGTGTACAAGAAAAAATCTTCTGTAAACTGGTGTCCAGATTGTCAGACTGTTCTTGCAAATGAGCAGGTAGAGGATGGCAAGTGCTGGAGACATTCTAAAACCGATGTTATTCAAAAAGAGCTTGAGCAGTGGTATTTTAAAATAACAAACTATGCCGATGAACTTTTAGAAGGGCATAAAGAACTAAAAGGCGGATGGCCTGAAAAAGTAATTACAATGCAGAAAAACTGGATCGGAAAATCTTATGGAACAGAGGTTAATTTTAAGGTTGTGGAAAACGGAGAGGACCTTTCTGTTTTTACAACGAGAGTCGACACACTTTGTGGAGTTACTTATTGTGTTATAGCACCAGAGCACCCTATGGTAAATGAGATTATAAAGTCTAATCCGGGCATAAAAGAAGCTGTGACAGCTATGACAAGTGAAGATGTTATAAACAGAACTGCAGAAGGAAAGGAAAAAAACGGAGTATTCACAGGGTGGCATGTTATAAATCCTGCAAACAATGAAAAGGTTCAACTTTGGATAGGGGACTATGTACTTATGGGATACGGTACTGGAGCTGTAATGGCTGTTCCTTGTCACGATGAAAGAGATCTTATGTTTGCCAAAAAATATGATCTTCCTCTAAGAGTTGTAATAAATCCTGTAAACAAAAAAACTAAAGAAGAAGTAATACTAAAAGAAGATGAAATGACAGAAGCCTTTACAGACTACGGAGTCATAACTAATTCTGGAGATTTTAACGGACTATCGTCTAAAGAGGCTCTTGTTAAAATTGCTGAATATTTGGAAGAGAAAAACTGCGGGAAAAGAACTATAAATTATAGACTGAAAGACTGGGGAGTATCTAGACAGAGATATTGGGGGACACCTATTCCAGCACTTTACTGTGAAAAATGTGGGACTGTTATGGAAAAGGATGAAAACCTTCCTGTAAAACTTCCTGGGGATGTTATTTTTAGTGGTAATGGAAATCCAATAGAAACATCAGAAGAATTTAAAAATGCCGTTTGTCCTGAGTGTGGAGGAAAGGCTAAGAGAGAAACAGATACAATGGATACCTTTGTAGATTCTTCTTGGTATTTCTTGAGATACTGTGATCCTAAAAATACAGAACTTCCCTTTGATAAAGATATAGCTGACGGTTGGTTTCCTGTAGATCAATATATCGGTGGGGTAGAACATGCTGTTATGCATCTTCTCTATGCTAGATTTTTCCACAAAGTTTTAAGAGATTTAGGGCTTTTGTCTACAAATGAGCCATTTAAAAGACTTCTTACTCAAGGAATGGTTTTAGGTCCGTCATACTTCTCAGCTAATGAGAATAGGTATCTTTATTCTGGAGAAGTAGAATTTTCCGGTGATAAAGTTTTAGCTAAAACAACAGGAGAAGAGTTAGTTGTCAAGGTTGAAAAGATGTCTAAATCAAAAAATAACGGGGTTGACCCGGAAAATATAGTTGCTACTTACGGAGCAGACACAGCTAGATTATTTACAATGTTTGCCTCTCCTCCTGAAAAAGAGCTTGAGTGGAACGAAAACGGATTGGCTGGATCTTATAGATTCCTAAACAGAGTGTGGAGAATGGTAAGTGAAAGCAAAGCTTTCTTTGAAGCTGGATCTATAAACCTTGAAAAGTTAAATAAGGCTGATAAAGCGATATTGAGAAAATTACACCAAACTATAAAAAAAGTGACAGAATCCATAGAAAACGATTACCATTTTAATACTTCAATAGCTTCAAATATGGAGCTAATAAATGAACTTCAGGACTATAAGGTAAATGTTTTAGAAAAGGGAGATATTACTTCAGAATCTAAAAAGCTATTTACGGAAGCCGTAAACAAAATGGTTGTTATGCTCTCACCTTTTGTTCCTCATATATGTGATGAACTCTGGTCAGAGTTGGGGAATGAAGGTTTCCTTTTTGAAGAAAACTGGCCTGAACATGTTGAGGAATTAACTGTTTCAGACGAGGTATCTATAGCGGTGCAGGTAAACGGAAAAGTAAGAGGAGCTGTGCAGGTAACTAGAGGAACATCCAAAGAGGAACTTGAAAAAATGGCCCTTGAAATGGAAAATGTAAAAAAACATATCCAAGATAAAAATATAGTTAAAATGATTATTATACCAGAAAAAATAGTAAACATTGTTGTAAAATAA
- a CDS encoding sigma-70 family RNA polymerase sigma factor — translation MAVEMITDEILTEAQNGDQEAVRKVFDYYKNFVFLKAKNYFLIGADRDDLVQEGMIGLLKAIRAYDTEKAASFKTFATICIKRQLITAIKSANSQKNFALNSSVGIYNDSNEDREVPYARGLESYVTYNPEEMYLTKEQITGLKEHLQSTLSEFENEVFQYMLLGHTYKEISRKLDKKVKSVDNAIQRIKRKSEAWLETYRKA, via the coding sequence ATGGCGGTTGAAATGATTACTGATGAAATTTTGACAGAGGCTCAAAATGGTGATCAAGAAGCGGTTAGAAAGGTTTTTGATTATTACAAAAATTTTGTTTTTTTGAAAGCTAAGAATTACTTTTTAATTGGAGCAGACAGGGACGATCTGGTTCAGGAAGGTATGATAGGTCTGTTGAAAGCTATAAGGGCCTACGATACGGAAAAAGCTGCATCTTTTAAAACCTTTGCAACCATTTGTATAAAAAGGCAGCTTATCACAGCAATAAAGTCTGCCAATTCACAAAAGAATTTTGCACTGAATTCTTCAGTGGGAATATACAACGACTCTAATGAAGATAGGGAAGTCCCTTATGCTAGAGGCCTAGAATCCTATGTTACATACAACCCTGAAGAGATGTACCTCACAAAAGAACAGATCACCGGACTAAAAGAGCATCTACAGAGTACCTTGAGTGAATTTGAAAACGAAGTTTTTCAATATATGCTTCTAGGTCATACCTATAAAGAGATATCTAGGAAGCTAGACAAAAAGGTGAAATCTGTGGATAATGCTATACAGAGGATAAAAAGAAAAAGTGAAGCCTGGCTAGAAACATATAGAAAGGCTTAA